A segment of the Catenuloplanes nepalensis genome:
ACTCCACCGGCCGACCCCGCCACTCGACCCGGCCGCTGTCCGGGCGGTGCACGCCGGCCAGCACCTTGATCAGGGTGGACTTGCCGGCGCCGTTCTGGCCGAGCAGGCAGTGCACCTCGCCCGCGCGCACCTCCAGCTGCACGCCGTCGAGCGCGCGCACGCCGGGGAACGTCTTGACGACATCGGTGAGGCGCAGGATCACGCCGTCACCCGATTCCTGGATCACGTTCTCGTCCATGCCGGCCCCCTTCGAGCTGCGGTGTCGTCGTAGTCGGCACTGAGGCGCGCGTCGCTCATTCGCTGGCCTGTTCGAACGCGACGTCGCTGGCCAGCACGGCGGCACCGGTGACGCCCGCGCGGGAGGCCAGCTCGGACAGGACCACCGGGAGGTTGCCGGTGGCCAGCGGCAGCGACCGGCGGTACACCACGCTGCGGATCTCGGCGAGCAGCACGTGCCCGAGCTGGGCCAGCCCGCCGCCGATCACGATCATGGAGGGATTCGCGAAGCTGACCAGGCCGGCCAGGACGGATCCGACCCGGCGACCGCCGTCGCGGATCAGGCCGATGCTGGTGATGTCGCCCTCGGCCGCGGCCAGGCCCACGTCCCGCGCGGAGAGCGTGCCGGCGGCGGTGAACCGCTCGGCCAGCGCGGGTGAGGCGCCGGAGCGGCCGGCCGCGGTCGCGTCCCGGGCCAGCGCGGCGCCGCTGAACAGCGCCTCCAGGCAGCCGGAGTTGCCGCAGGAGCAGACCGGGCCGTGCGGCTCGGCCATGATGTGCCCGATGTCGCCGGCGCACCCGTCCGTACCCCGGTAGACGTGGCCGGAGAGGAAGATGCCGCAGCCGATGCCGGTGCCGATCTTCACGTACAGGAAGTCGTCGATGCTGTGCGCGACGCCGCCGTGCCGCTCGCCGAGCGCCATGATGTTCACGTCGTTGTCCACCACGGCCGGGCAGCCGTGCTCGCGGGCCAGCAGCTCACGCACCGGGTAGCGGTCCCAGCCCGGCATGATCGGCGGGGAGACCGGCACGCCGTCGCGGTAGCTGACCGGTCCGGGGACGCCGATGCCGATGCCGTCCAGCCGTTCGTACACGCCGTCGGCCTTGGCCTTGGCCAGCAGCTCGCTGACCCGGTGCAGGATCGCCTTCGGGCCGGAGCGGATGTCGGAGGCCTCGGCGTACGCCGCGACCGGTTCCAGCCGGCCGTTGACCACCTCGATGTCGATCGAGCTGGCGCCCAGGTCGACCGCGGCGAACCGCAGCCTCGGGTGAAGCTCGACGAGGGTGGAGCGACGCCCGCCCCGGGACGCGGCCATGCCGGCCTCGCTGACGAAACCGGCGGCGGCGAGCCGGTCCAGCTCCGTGAGCAGCCGGGGACGCGGGATCTGCAGCCGGTCGGCGAGCTCGGCGCGGGAGATCGCGCCGTGGTCGCGCAGCAGCCGCAGCAGCCGCAGGTGCAGGGCCTCGTCGGGTCGCACGTTCAACTCCACCTCTCGTCGGGCCGGCTAACGCTTGTAGATCGTCAGCTCGGCCATGTTCCGGTAGCTCAACTCCGCGAACGACAGCGACTGGCCGGGGTTCGCGGCGCCCCCGGGTGCAGTGTCCTGCTCCCAGTTGGCGTGGTGGAAGTCCTGCTCGCCGATCGTCTGGAAGAACTGCTGGAAGTTGATGTCGCCCTCGCCGAGCGGCACCATGTCGTACCCGTTGGGCACGGCGGTGTTCTTGTTGCCGTCCTTCGCGTGGAAGAGCGGGAACCGCTTGGTGCGCTCCGCGACCGTGATGATCGGGTCGAAGAGGTCGGTCTGCTCGCGGCCGCGCGCGTCGACGAACGTCGTGTGCTTGTAGCGGGCGACGTAGCCCCAGAAGATGTCCATCTCGAAGAAGACGTAGCGCGGGTCGGTCTTGCCGAAGAAGTACTCCAGCTTCCGGGTGCCGGACGACCGGGTCGGGTTGCCGTTCGCGTCCTTCGGGCCCGCGTCCAGCAGGAACCCGTACGCCGCGTCGTGGTTGTGGGTGTAGAGACGCAGCCCGCGGCGCGCGGCCTGGCGGCCCAGCTCGTTCCACAGGTCGGCCGCCGCGTCCCAGTCCTTGGTGAAGGAGCTGTTCGTCGGGTCCGAACCGGTGCCGATGTTCTTCATGCCGAGCGTCTGCGCGATGTCCAGCTGCTGGCTGAACGTGGCCGCGTTGATCTGCGTGTGCGCGCCGTTCGCGACCAGCCCGTTGTCGTCGAGAATCTTGCGGATCTCCTGCGGCGTGATCTGCCGGCCGAGGATCGACTCGTGCTGGTTGTAGCCGGCGAACTCGATCTCCTTGTAGCCGAGCTCGGCCAGGTGGGCGAGCACGCGCTCGAAGCCGTACGGCACGCCACTCGTGTCCGGCGCGGCCGTGATCCGGTCGCGCACGCTGTAGAGGATGATGCCGCGGTTGCGCGCCGGGATCAGCGGCTCGGCCCGCAGCCGCCCGTTGCCGTGGCCGTGCCCGTTGCCGCCGGCGAGTGCCGGGCCGGTGGCCACGACGGTCCCGCCGGCGCCACCGATGACCGCCGCCGCGGCCGCGGAGGCACCGAGAATCCGGCGCCGG
Coding sequences within it:
- a CDS encoding sugar phosphate isomerase/epimerase family protein — its product is MDEVQQSRSNLTRRRILGASAAAAAVIGGAGGTVVATGPALAGGNGHGHGNGRLRAEPLIPARNRGIILYSVRDRITAAPDTSGVPYGFERVLAHLAELGYKEIEFAGYNQHESILGRQITPQEIRKILDDNGLVANGAHTQINAATFSQQLDIAQTLGMKNIGTGSDPTNSSFTKDWDAAADLWNELGRQAARRGLRLYTHNHDAAYGFLLDAGPKDANGNPTRSSGTRKLEYFFGKTDPRYVFFEMDIFWGYVARYKHTTFVDARGREQTDLFDPIITVAERTKRFPLFHAKDGNKNTAVPNGYDMVPLGEGDINFQQFFQTIGEQDFHHANWEQDTAPGGAANPGQSLSFAELSYRNMAELTIYKR
- a CDS encoding ROK family transcriptional regulator, yielding MRPDEALHLRLLRLLRDHGAISRAELADRLQIPRPRLLTELDRLAAAGFVSEAGMAASRGGRRSTLVELHPRLRFAAVDLGASSIDIEVVNGRLEPVAAYAEASDIRSGPKAILHRVSELLAKAKADGVYERLDGIGIGVPGPVSYRDGVPVSPPIMPGWDRYPVRELLAREHGCPAVVDNDVNIMALGERHGGVAHSIDDFLYVKIGTGIGCGIFLSGHVYRGTDGCAGDIGHIMAEPHGPVCSCGNSGCLEALFSGAALARDATAAGRSGASPALAERFTAAGTLSARDVGLAAAEGDITSIGLIRDGGRRVGSVLAGLVSFANPSMIVIGGGLAQLGHVLLAEIRSVVYRRSLPLATGNLPVVLSELASRAGVTGAAVLASDVAFEQASE